One part of the Phoenix dactylifera cultivar Barhee BC4 chromosome 4, palm_55x_up_171113_PBpolish2nd_filt_p, whole genome shotgun sequence genome encodes these proteins:
- the LOC103699958 gene encoding uncharacterized protein LOC103699958: MEGSQISLPLALLAALLLASASPTAESRHLHRLDHHRRRHPVPAVSNVCKRAEFPRLCEAFVPKLRTATAESVIETTVRAAVSGAKDAKVLADKLMDSPTTDNEVKGGLDVCRQNFEMLLLDLQKGLENLKGAGSHNNLMSNLSAALADIDSCDDSFNEAPGLKSPVSHLTSNLRKLALNSLSLAGHLN; the protein is encoded by the coding sequence ATGGAAGGATCCCAAATCTCTCTTCCGTTGGCGCTGCTAGCTGCCCTCCTCCTCGCCTCCGCCTCCCCGACGGCCGAGTCTCGCCACCTCCACCGCCTCGaccaccaccgccgccgccacccCGTCCCCGCCGTATCCAACGTTTGCAAGCGCGCGGAATTTCCCCGGCTCTGCGAGGCCTTCGTCCCGAAGCTGCGCACCGCGACCGCCGAATCCGTGATCGAGACCACGGTCCGGGCGGCTGTGTCCGGCGCTAAGGATGCCAAGGTTCTGGCGGATAAGCTTATGGATTCCCCGACCACCGACAACGAGGTGAAGGGCGGCCTCGACGTGTGCCGGCAGAACTTTGAGATGCTGCTCCTTGATCTCCAGAAGGGGCTGGAGAACCTCAAGGGGGCCGGAAGCCACAACAACCTCATGAGCAACCTCTCAGCGGCGCTCGCCGACATCGACTCGTGCGACGATAGCTTTAACGAGGCCCCCGGGCTGAAGTCGCCCGTTTCTCATCTCACTTCTAATCTCAGGAAGCTAGCATTGAACAGCCTTTCCTTGGCTGGTCACTTGAACTga